The region AAGCGCCCAGTTTTTCACTTCATCAGACATGTCTTGAGCATGTTTTAAAGCCAATTCAAATTGATCTAAAGGCAACAGAATATCTCGGATCAAATCTTCTTTGGCAAAACGCATGAAGACGTGTTTTTCTTTTTGTAAACGCTTTCTCATGTTTTCTGAATCGGCAAGAGCAAGCTTGTATTTGTGGTGCATTTCGCTTAATTTCTTTTCTGTTTCTTGCAACCTTGTTTGCGTCATTTCATGAATGGATATTGTCTCATGTTTTTTTTGCGTTTCTTTTTCCTTTTTAGATTCTTTTTTTGTATCCATTATTATCCCTGTTTTGTTTCATCTAAATTTTGTGCAGTGAGTTTTAAAGGAGATATGGTCGGTGTTCTAAAGGTAATTTTATGCTTGTAAGTGGTTTTCGTTAGCGCTTTGGAAAGAAACTCACTAAAAGTTTTTAAAATGGAAAAATGCATCTTATAATCTGCTCGCATTGGTAAATAGACCAAAATCGCTCCTGCAATCATTTCGTTGATTTTATAAGGCATTGCCAAAATAGAGCAGTGGGTGATGTTTTCTGAAAAAGGTTTTAGGTCTTCTGCAATCCAAAAGACAAGATCTTGGGCTTGCATGCTTTTTTGTAAAATGGCGCGCAGCTGTTCTTCATTTTCAAACAAGGAGAGACTTTTTGTAATAGCCAAAGGATTGTTAAATTCTTTGTATTGCAAAAGGTTGGAAAAGCCGCAAGAGATCAAGTCGGTATTAGAAAAATTGGTGTAATTGACAATGTAGCGCACCATGACTTCTTGATATACTTTTTCAGCGAGTGTTTTTTCGTCTTCGTTGAGATTTAACAGTGTGGCAATGTTTTGGAGTTTGGCTTGCAAGTAATTTTCGATGCGTTTTTGTGAAAAAGCGCTGATTTTTTTTGGCACATTTAAAATATAAGTGTTCACAACACCAAAATTTGTCACTAAGGCACATAATAGACGCTTATGATCGAGCATCAAAAGCTTGATATCTAAGATGGTGTCTTGATCAAAACGCGGGGAGCAGATCACACAAGCTGCATTACTAATCTCTGCAAGTACGGACACAGATTCTTCCAAAAAGTGGTAGATTTTATCCACATCGCAGCAAAGCTTTTTTTCTAATATTTTTTTAATCTCTTTATTGGTTTCAATGTTGCGTTTTGCCATTTGTGCATACCATTTGAATGCTTGAGATGTCGGAATACGTCCTCCAGAAATATGTGGTTGCTGCAACAATTTGGCAGCTTCTAATTTGGCAAAATAATTACGAATAGTCGCAGAACTTAAATGATCAAATCCGTTTGCTTGAAGGGTACTTGAACCAATAGGCTTTCCTGTTTCTAAAAATAACTTGACAAGCCCCAAGAGAATCTCTTGTTCACGCTTTTCTTTTTTCTTTACTTTTGTAACCATAAATTAGCACTCACTGCTTCTAATTGCTAAATGTTACCCTATATTAGCATTTTTGTAAACAGGGTGCAAGAAAATTTAGCACCAAGCATACTGATGTTACGCAGTAAATTCTGTTCATAGGAGGGCTGCAAGGAACAATCTACGGCGCAGTGTCCCTCGTTCAACTCTCATGGAGTTGAACTTCTGGACTCTACTTGTATCTTGTCCCTTTCGCTCCACCTCTTAAACAGAATTTACTGCGTAACATCAGTTGTTCAAGTGCGAAATTTTCTATAGAGGGGGTGTAAGTTATTTTTTTACAAGATGGTGCAGGTTGAGCCTTCGAGCTTTTTTTTGAGCCTGTTGACGTTTGCTTGATAAATCTTTATTTTTTCTGAATCTTCGTCATATACCATTTTGGCCATATCAAGTGCTTTTTGATAGTATTTAAGAGCTTTTTCTGCATCTCCAAGAGTTTCATAAGCTACACCTACATTGTCTAAAGAAGTAACTAAAAAAGGATGATTTTGGTTGGGGTTTAGAGCTTTAGCCATTTCTAGGGCATCTTTTAGATATTTTAGTGCTGTTTTTGCATCTCCAATTGCTTTGTAAGCCATGCCCATATTGTTTAAAGCATTAGCTAAAAAAAAGTGATTTTGGTTGGGATATAGAGCTTTTGTCATTTCTAGAGCATCTTTTAGATATTTTAGTGCTGTTTTTGCATCTCCAAGTTCTAGATAAACCATGCCCATATTGTTTAAAGAATTAGCTAAATTATAATGATCTTGATTGGGATATAGAGCTTTTGTCATTTCTAGAGTATCTTTTAGATATTTTAGTGCTGTTTTTGCATCTCCAAGTTCTAGATAAGCCATGCCCATATTGTTTAAATAAAAAACTAAATCAGGATGATTTTGGTTGGGGTTTAGAGCTTTAGCCATTTCTAGGGCATCTTTTAGATATTTTAGTGCTGTTTTTGCATCTCCAATTGCTTTATAAGCCATGCCCATATTGTTTAAATAAAAAGCTAAATCAGGATGATTTTGGTTGGGATATAGAGCTTTTGTCATTTCTAGAGCATCTTTTAGATATTTTAGTGCTGTTTTTGCATCTCCAAGTTCTAGATAAGCTAAACCTACACTATCTAAACAACCAGCTAAATCAGGACGATTTTGGTTGGGATATAGAGCTGTTGTCATTTCTAGAGCATCTTTTAGATATTTTAGTGCTGTTTTTGCATCTCCCATTTTTCGATAAACTATGCCTACATCATGTAAAGAATTAACTAAATCAGGGTGATTTTGGTTGGGGTATAGAGTTTGTCTTATTTTTAAAGCATCTTTTACATATTTTAATACCGATGTGTCTTGTGAAATTGAGTCTTTAATGTCTCCTATTTTGCTATAAAAAATAGCCAGTTGTTCTTGATTCATTTTTTCCTTGTGCTTTTCTAACTGAGATGTGTTTAACAATGAAAGCGCATGCTGCAGCCAGATCCTTCCTCCTTCCCATGTTTCGATTTTATCTAAATCAAACTGTTCCACAGCATCTAGTAGAGTAAGAACATTTTGTTGGATTGAAATATTTTCTTCTAATTCTTTCTGAAGCATTTTTTGGAGTAGATTATGTATTTTTGCCATATCCGTATTTGGGTCGAAGTGTATAAGCTTAAAATCTGAAAATAATCTAACTATTTCCCGACTTTCTTGTTTTGCTTGATCAGGTGAAAAGCTTTTATACATTTGTAACCATTCCTCGATCCAGGCTCTGGGGATATTTTCAGAATTTAAGTAAGCACATAGAGATAACCACTCAAAAGCGTTTGGATTTTGAAATTTCGCCTTTTCCAAAAGCATTTGCCATATTTTGCCAAGGGATATTTCATGGCGATCCGTCCCTTTTTCCAAAAGCACTGTTTTATCTTTGTATTCTTGAAGAAAAGTGTGAATATCTCCACATAACTCGATAATTGGAATAGCCATTCCAAGAAGAAATGGAAGGCCGTTCAATTCTTGATGCAAAGCTTTTATATCCTTTATGTTGGTTTCTTTTGTATTAGACTGAAGAAATGTGATTGTTTCCTCTTCACTGAAGGGTTTAACTTCATATTTGGGTGCAGTTTGCCAAGAAATGACGTTTTCATTGATTGCAGTGATTAAAACCATTCCACCTTTTTCAGGAAATTCAATGGGTTTTTCCATGTTATCAAGGATAAGTAACCAAGGTTTTTCAAAAAGGTGGTTTGCAAGACGATGATTGACTGCTCGTCTTATTCCTTCAGGGGTTTCCTTGCCTTCTAAATAGAGATGAAGATCTCTTGCCATCGTAATATAGGCCAAATGTATTGATGCATCTGTAGAACAATCGATTCTATAAATTCTAGAGAAATCACGTCTATGTTGGTGAGCAAATTGGATTGTCAGCTCTGTTTTTCCAACTCCAGATTCTCCATGGAGAAGACTTATGGAAGCCACGCTATCACAATCTTTGGGAATAAGCGCTTGTAAAACATTTAGATCTGTCTTCCTTCCGAAGAAATCAGCTAGTGGTGGTCCTGCGCTTATAAGTTTTTTTTTTCTGTTGTCTCTAAAAGCTGAAAAAGAAAGTTTTGTTTTTCTTCTTTACCTAAAAATTTTAGCGTAGATTGTTTGCCTGAGTCGATCAGGTCATTTCTTTTCTTCCCTTTGACGCCGAAGTTTAGTGTGCCGACCCCCATATTATCGATTTTAATTACGCGGTGTTTATTGTAGGGATTCTGTTGACGAATTAATAGTTCAGCTCTCGTGTAAATTTCATAAACACTTCGTAAAAGATCACCTACTGTTTCGATTTTTTTATTGGGTTGATTTTCTAGTTCTTCAGGACTATAAAGATCAAATCCTAGAGTACGTCGATTATAAACAGGTTGGCGGGCTTGTCTTGTTAAATAGTCATTTTGCGTAAATTGGACCTGGTCAAAGCATTCGATGGGAAGATTGTTTAACAGTCCACCATCAATATAAGATTTAACCTCTTTTGGATCGTAAAACCCTTTTTTGTTTTTAAAACGTGGAGTATAAGGCTCAAAAACACCAGGAATGGACATAGAAATACGTACAGCATCTGCAATCAACATATCTTTCCATTGAGGATCTTCTGAACTTATATGAACAATTTGAGGGTGATTAAGTTCTGTAGCAAATACATGAAGGTGTTTGTACTTATGAGTTTTGTCTTTTTCAATCAACTCTTTCAGCTTTCCAAATGTACAATGTCGATCATCTGTTAACAACTCTATTTGATCCTCAATCCATTTAAGAGCTTCGTCTCCTTTGCACACGCCGGTTGTTCTCCACAAAGATTCTACGCCGTTCCAAAGAGCTGAAAAAAGAGTGTTTGGATCCAATATTTTTCCTGGATGAAGAATCCATGAATACAAGTTTTGCAAAGACGTGTGTTGTTTCAAAACCTCTTGTAGGCGTTTTTTTCTAAAAGGATGATCGAGCAGTTTTGTCAAAGGTGTTTCTGTGAGTTTATCTTCCATCTGTTTAGAGTCCATCCCAAGAGCTACAAAAGCAGCAGTGATTGCTCCAGCAGACGTTCCTGCAATCCTTTTAATATCTTTTAGCCAATCTTTTTCTTCCAAAGCTTTGATCACACCTATGTAAGCTAAACCTTTAGCTCCGCCTCCTTTAAAAACGAGATTTTCAGGGGGATAGATATCAAATTTTGGAGGTTCTTTCCTTTCATCTATCGTGTTTGTTGCAAGAGTTT is a window of Chlamydiota bacterium DNA encoding:
- the grpE gene encoding Protein GrpE, with translation MDTKKESKKEKETQKKHETISIHEMTQTRLQETEKKLSEMHHKYKLALADSENMRKRLQKEKHVFMRFAKEDLIRDILLPLDQFELALKHAQDMSDEVKNWALGFEMILGQFNDILEMNKVTTFSSKGKLFDSKKHEAIETVETDQYRDNEIIEECSKGYMIQDQLLRAARVKVAKHPKAAPKEEETQVLDEKIEEKKNGK
- the hrcA gene encoding Heat-inducible transcription repressor HrcA, with amino-acid sequence MVTKVKKKEKREQEILLGLVKLFLETGKPIGSSTLQANGFDHLSSATIRNYFAKLEAAKLLQQPHISGGRIPTSQAFKWYAQMAKRNIETNKEIKKILEKKLCCDVDKIYHFLEESVSVLAEISNAACVICSPRFDQDTILDIKLLMLDHKRLLCALVTNFGVVNTYILNVPKKISAFSQKRIENYLQAKLQNIATLLNLNEDEKTLAEKVYQEVMVRYIVNYTNFSNTDLISCGFSNLLQYKEFNNPLAITKSLSLFENEEQLRAILQKSMQAQDLVFWIAEDLKPFSENITHCSILAMPYKINEMIAGAILVYLPMRADYKMHFSILKTFSEFLSKALTKTTYKHKITFRTPTISPLKLTAQNLDETKQG
- the ycf3_1 gene encoding Photosystem I assembly protein Ycf3, whose amino-acid sequence is MASISLLHGESGVGKTELTIQFAHQHRRDFSRIYRIDCSTDASIHLAYITMARDLHLYLEGKETPEGIRRAVNHRLANHLFEKPWLLILDNMEKPIEFPEKGGMVLITAINENVISWQTAPKYEVKPFSEEETITFLQSNTKETNIKDIKALHQELNGLPFLLGMAIPIIELCGDIHTFLQEYKDKTVLLEKGTDRHEISLGKIWQMLLEKAKFQNPNAFEWLSLCAYLNSENIPRAWIEEWLQMYKSFSPDQAKQESREIVRLFSDFKLIHFDPNTDMAKIHNLLQKMLQKELEENISIQQNVLTLLDAVEQFDLDKIETWEGGRIWLQHALSLLNTSQLEKHKEKMNQEQLAIFYSKIGDIKDSISQDTSVLKYVKDALKIRQTLYPNQNHPDLVNSLHDVGIVYRKMGDAKTALKYLKDALEMTTALYPNQNRPDLAGCLDSVGLAYLELGDAKTALKYLKDALEMTKALYPNQNHPDLAFYLNNMGMAYKAIGDAKTALKYLKDALEMAKALNPNQNHPDLVFYLNNMGMAYLELGDAKTALKYLKDTLEMTKALYPNQDHYNLANSLNNMGMVYLELGDAKTALKYLKDALEMTKALYPNQNHFFLANALNNMGMAYKAIGDAKTALKYLKDALEMAKALNPNQNHPFLVTSLDNVGVAYETLGDAEKALKYYQKALDMAKMVYDEDSEKIKIYQANVNRLKKKLEGSTCTIL